The Lolium rigidum isolate FL_2022 unplaced genomic scaffold, APGP_CSIRO_Lrig_0.1 contig_70313_1, whole genome shotgun sequence DNA segment CATGTAGTGATGATTTATTTTACCAGTGTAAATTTTCAATACAAAATACCTTATATTCTATTCTTGACGAAAATTTGATCTGGGAGTATGAATAGTGCCACTTGGGAATCTTCTAAAATTCgttaaatttgtcttttttgttgagCCTAAAATACAAGGTATTCATATATTAAAAATCAGCTCGTGGTGTACATAGTTGACTACATCAGACTTGTTTTtgaagaattttttgaaactttgaaattaagttTCCATTTTTTAAAAACATGGGCTGCAGGGAGCCCGGGCTCtaagtctaagagcatctccagccgcgtcccccaaagcaatttggggcgcgccggacaaaaaaaccgtttcagccgcgtcccccaagcccgaattttgtccgacgcgccccgatacggtgtccggcgccccgagcccgtccccgtcccacaggggacgctccgggcacgccggacacaacgaaaagcgaggcgaaccgacgcgcgtccgacgcgtcagcggctcagtgaaaaatcgtctcccactcccgccaaatcctggccctcccgccatatcgcgcctatcctgtcgcgcatttctggcctcccaacacatatcccgccgccgattcatttctcctatcccgccgatttgtttctccctcccgccgtccacccgccgccgctaccctctccccattccatggtgccgccgacagcccccaaaaagatggccaagaaagcggctaagaagccgccttggccgacgccgcgtcgtgtgagaagacgcaggcgtcgatcatgaAATTCCTCGCGGACGTCTCCTCaacctttctctcccgcgacaaaaagaccgacgaaaggtgggcggagctgctcaagaggcaagaggagaagttggagctcaagaaacgcatggacgacatgtccctgctgagagcgtcgacagagggaatgtctccccggacgcgggcggcgcacaacttcttcaaaagccagatcctcgacgacatcgaagccaaaatggcggcggccgacgcggtggcccaggaagcggcagcggcagcaaccgcggagcaagagccggctgacgcgtcttcgactgctacaccatcgtcggcctatgcgacggcggcggagcagacggagcatgcacagcaacaggcagatcgcgacgaggtcatcgtgatcgacgggcctgcgtcgactcaggatacgtcgccgtcggccaaccccttcttctaatttagcatgcactatggtctgtaatatgatcgcgcggccagtactttgatcgccgctactctgatcgtgacgattcggcgggaacgatctcttttgaatgcaacaatTTGAATTCTTGATGATTGggggccgcgtttgggggacgcggctggagagcgacgtcctccaaagacgacacgaacaaaacacgtcccccaaacgctcagttCGGCGCGGTttgaggacgcggctggagatgctctaatacagcACTTTTCGCGGGTGTACCGCCTTAATACCTCACGGCTTCGCCGCCACGAGTATTAGTTCGTCAGGTTCAGACAGATTGGTGCCTGACACACTTCCCGTCTTCCCCGTGATAATTGATCGAAACTGACGAAGTAGTCCGCCGGCCGGCTCTGCATCTCCTCCGAATCCGATCAGAACTGTCCTTCGCGAAACAAATCCCCTATTATATCCTTCTTGATTTCGGATCAAATTGTACCTGCCGGGATAGGGTTTGGAGATCCTGTTTAGATTAGAGAGGGGGCCTGCGGTATCCTGGATCGCAGATGGACAGTGGCCGCTCTGATACCCCGCGCGCTGCTAGCTGCTCGCGAGGATCCGGTGAAGCCTCTCCTGCTGCTGCTGTGACGGGGACAACAAGCGCACCTACTTCTGGTGAGCATTCTTGTGGCAAGAAAGAGCTAGTATGGCTTCGTTTCTTCAAGTGGAACCGAGGAGAAAATCCGTGTGAATCTAAACAAGAGCGAGAGGAAATCGACGGACTTGACTGGGACGATGATAAGCTCGCCAAGGAGATCGATGGTTGTCTCCGGCGGTTGAAGGACACCCCCTTTGTCTACTACGGAGGCGCAATTGATGACGAGTCGTTTCCTTTCCTCGACGAGCAGCAACTGCGATTGTTGAACCGGCGCCTCGCGCTGTGTCGCATCAGAGCTTATGAGGTACCTATTATTGTTAGAACATCATACATGTCGCAATTTCTGCGCGTTCTATATATGGCATATACGCTCTGTTTTGTGTTTACTTTGCTTTTGGGATGTTGATGTAGGAGAAATACCAGGATATGGACGATGAAGCACTGTCGGAGTTATTCCCTCCTGACGATCTCGATGCCAATGAGTACTATTTGGATCATGAGCTCGGTTTTGAATGGTACTTCGATGATGTGTACTGCCAATACGCTCACTTTCAGGACTACCAGCGGCTCGTGCTTCGGAATAATGTAAGTAACACTTGGCTTCATGCAACTATTTCAGTGTCTCAGTGTTCAACGATTATATTCGTTAGTAGTATGTGGTGCTTCCTGTCTTGACTGTTGTGTGCTGTTACATTATTACGTCCACTCGTGCCGAGGTTGAGCGACAGCAAGGTAATATACTAGGATACTTCTTTCCCACTTTGTAGACTACTAGGATACCCAAATCTCCATGTTGGTTTAGAGTTTAGAATGTGGCACTTTGCAAGGACTGGTTATCCATGTGCACTGCCGAACCGGTTAAAAGATTAGTGTCGTGCTTAATTACATGGCTCTTTGCAATGACTTCTTCTCCATGTGCCCTGCTTGAACATATCAAACGGCTGAGTTAGTGCAGTGGGAAATCCAGAAATGAATAACacgcattagagcatctccagtcgcgtccccaaaacgtcccccaaagggatttgggacgcgccggacaaaaaaaacgttccagccgcgtcccccaaagcccatttttgtccggcgcggcccgatacggtgtccggcgccccgagcccgtccccgtcccacaggggacgctccggggacgccggacacaacgaaaagcgaggcggtctCCCACATGTCGACGACTATTtggataaaccgttggttcgcgcctcttttctcgtcactccttccttcccgcgcctcccaccccaccgccgccgctggatttcccggccgtttgggcgtctgatctctgctgagagtcggcaccgttgtcgcggctcgggctcccgccggtcgtgccgccgccgccgcgtcgccagcgcgtcccagaacgcgccgtcaaatctgccccacctccgcgcacagaaggtgctcgacaacttgccaggtaggcgcgattggccgccgtttgttgcgtcgtctgcctcggcgcaattttaaccattgattttgctttagccatggacagcgacgatgagatggttgcccaaggatggcaatgggcagggtatgggcagggtacagcaataccatacccatacccatATAGTCCACGGGTAGAAAATTCTACCCATACCCGTGCTAATCCAGTCTAGATATCACTACAAACTGCTGCTGTTATTGAGCGCACCACAACCTGCCGCGATTGCCAGCGTGAAGAAACAGAGAAATTTGGGGAGGGACGGGGGAGATCAAGAGATCGATTCCGGCTGGGTTCTCGCCAGCTCCATGGTGTCCCGTGGCGGagcgatggggattggggagctgGTGAGGGACGGGGAGGGGGTGAGGCCATGAGGGGATCGATGGCGATTAAGACGAGCGTCGGGGAGCAGCAGTGATTGAGGAGAACGATGGGATTGGGCCTATTCGGGAGACGAGGCAACTAGGAATTAATTTGGGCGTCGGGGTCTGCATTTGGCTGCTTGGCTACTGTGCCCTTCTTAATTGTTTGGTTACTGGTCTTGGGTCCACATGTCAGGTATtacgggcagggtatgggcatACCCGTGGGTACAAAGTCATACCCATGCCCTACCCACAACTtgacgggcagggtatgggtaccacCCATGGGTACAAAAACGCGCCCATACCCTCCCCATACGGGcacggtacccgcgggtacccgtacccatgggtaaaattgccatccttggttgccctgctgctggaggacgagcaagcgttcgacgacgacctgcgggagcatttgctgatcatcgcgtccctccaggacatgcttgacgctgaggcagagaagaggaagaggccgcgccgcggaggatcaaggccgggaagaaggaagtcgaagccccggcagaggatggaggggcatgccatgctgcacaacgactacttcgccgacagggcaacacatgccgacaattttcggcgccggtacaggatgagcaagggcctgttcatgaatatcctccacggcgttcgagagttcgacccctacttcaagctcaagctcgacgctgtaggcgttctcgggttctcgtccattcagaagtgcaccgccgccatgaggatgcttgcatacggagcacctgccgatacacgggacgactaccttcgcatgagtgagtctactgccattgagtgcatgtacaagttttgccgagctgtggtgggaaagtttggcaaatactacttgagatggccaaccgaggaagagatcgcaaggatcatggcacaaaatgctgccggaggatttcctggaatgcttggaagcatcgattgcatgcaccgggcatggaagaactgcccgtttgcttggcaaggtatatacaaagggcgtcatggatattgcgagtgtggtgcttgaagctgtggcagattatgacctgtggatttggcattctttctttggcatggcgggatcacacaatgacatcaacgtgttgcagcggtctccggtgttcagcggactagtggaagggcatgctccaccatgcaaccgtgagatcaatggccaccaatataccaaaggctattatctagccgatggtatatatccaaaatgggccacttttgtcaaaacaatctcgaatccatcaggtctgaagaattctcactttgctacacgacaggaggcttgcaggaaggatgtcgagcgggcatttggtgtgcttcaagcacaatttgccattgtccggtatcctgctctaagctggtctcacgaccaaatgtgggaggtgatgcatgcttgtgtgatcatgcacaacatgatcatcgaggatgaccgcaagaatcatgttaggtcacatgttggtccctatgagtgtcaatgccctctcgcggaggttgatcatgagttgcctgcagattttgctgattttctcgccatgcacgcagagatccgtgacagcaatatgcatgagcaacttcaagctgatctcgttgagcatttgtggaggatcaaagaaaataccgtggcaccttgatgtagcatctagccctatttattatatttgattacttgttttattgtttgttgtaatttaatttgaaaacaatcctcgcaaacatttttattcatatgctacatttgatataaatggtttatgtgttaaaaaaattattttaaatgtttgggggcggcgtttgggggacgtggctggggagcgacgtcccccaaacgcggcacgaacaaaacacgtcccccaaacgctcaatccggcgcggtttgggggacgctttgggggatgcggctggagatgctcttagtcataGTTTAGCACACATTACAGGAATGATGAAACTAGCAATGAATGGGCCACTGATGATGATTTCGTTGTGCAGGGTGAGCATGAAAAATGGGAATATTACCGCAGAACTTGTAGTACGCTTGAGGGTGACCAGGAATATGTCCGGTTCTGGGAAGAATTGTCAAGTAAAACTGAGGTGTGCATGATAGTGATCGATTTTACACTTCTGGTCATATGTAATCATGTTCTGATTTGCCTTCTTGTCACGTGCAGTTGATTGAATGGTACATAACAAGGACGACCTGCGAGGTAAATATTCCCAAAAGTCTATGGATTAATGGGAAAAGTGTATGTATTTGATGTTTTATTCTCGTGCACCACATCCTATAGCTGTTTTGTTATTTTGCAGTTAAAAGCTGAGAGACTGTTCTATTATCATACACTCAAGATTGCAGCAGTACATCCCAATGTTTACAAGACTTTAATTAAATCAGGCTGCAATGTAATGCCCTTCCATCACATGCCAATTAGTTGGCACTGCATATTGTGACAGTGCTTTATAGTTTTAATTTTTTGTTCAGGAATTTAGGCGCAGCTTGCAGATTGATTTTATTTGGTCTCTGCCCTATGCTGATTTCCTTTTTGAGATGTGGAAGCTGCTCACTGTGGAAGAGGTTTGATTCTTTATTGAATACGCTGAACTAGGGAAGTTGTGTTTTAATTTCCCCTCTTTGTTCCAGCTTTACATGCTTATTGACTGATATTTGGTTATCTTCAACATTGCTTAGCTGAGTTTCAAGGATGCATTGAGGCGTGTCTACAACGATGAGAAGTACTCTTCCATTTTTGCAATCCAGGCCGAATTTGAGCCTAATCTACGTCCACTGGAAGAGCTGGTTGGTTGCCTTTCTTCACACATGTTACTACTTATCTTTCTAGCTAGCTTCTTGGTTCATCTCTCTGCCTCAAATATTTATCATATCTGGCTAATTCTTTCATATTTTCGTTGTCCAGTATAAACCCTTCTTGGATCGCATTCGTGAAAAGGTAAACCTCATTTTTCTGGGATCAAAGTCTAATTGGAATCTTATTTTAGTACTAAAGCAATTTTCTTTTGCTGGTAGGTGGCTGAAGAAGCCCAGGGATTGATCATGGACTACATTACAGGACATGTTAGTTGATTCTTTTTCTTGTTCAGATGTTAGATGTACCTCTATTCTGGCTTTTAATGCATGTCCGAATTTGCATTATTTTTGCTGATGTCGAAGCAAAATTTACTTTCAGGGAAGGAAACCCAAGACATATTATGATTATGCGAAAAAGAAGTTGGGCATCGCTAAACAAATCGGTTTGATCCCCTCACCCGGTCACCCCCACAAAAGTATGTACAAATTTGTTAGATTACATATTTATATAACCAGATCATATACTTGGGGTTTAACATACCTTGTGTAATTCTACCTTTAGGCTCCGCGTGACAAAGCAGTTCATGGTCACACTGTGAAGCATTCACAGGGGATCGGAAGCAAAGAAGGATATGAAACTTGTTTGCCATATATACGTGCTGCAAGATTCAGTGTTTACTTCGTTACCTTAGATAGCATCCTAATATATACACTAGATATTAATGTCGATGTTAGGAACTAGCTGTGCCTGCCCGCCGCGGCATGCCGCGCCGTACCAGTTGATTTTTGCCAGGTCCTGGTGTTCTGATTAGTGGCTCTGATTGTTTTGTCCAGTTGAACGGACATCATTGCCCACTTGTTCTACCTTTTCTTCAGTTTTTAGCATGCAATAGTTCTGCAGGCAAAGGAAAAGAACAGTTCTCTTCAGGTTTTTGCCCCCTAACTTACACTAAGCTCCTCCAGAGTGTACGCTGATGGCAGTCGCCTCAGATAGATTACAGGCAGAAAACGATCAATAGTTACCATGTTCTCCAGGATTTTCAAATCACAGCAGACGCCATCTGAAAATTTAATTATTCTTGCAACTACTACAATTTGCTTAGTTCAATACATGACACCTTCCCTAGTGTGTTAGACTATCTAATCTTTAGCAAAGGGTCACATGGCAGCATAATTCAAAAACAATCAAAGTGTGATGCAGAGCATACCTGATTACATCTATAGTCTTGTACATAAAAGATACCGGGGAAATGAATATATAGTCTTCTTTGTGCTTACAGATGTTGAAACGTCATTTTGATTAACTCTTATTGCCTAttaataattggaagagataaaagGTGCAACTATATGTGCAGTAAATTTTCAAATAACCTTTCCCCGTAACCAACAGTCTCTTATCCGACTACTCAGAACATGCAACTATATAGCTTCCTTTGACCCAAACAAAGAGAGAAGATATTAAAACTTACTTGTTGATAGATTAGTAAACAGCAGTGCTCAATAGTAAAAAAAATCAAGTGCCCACTGTAATAGATTTGTTTCTTGCAAAAAAGAAGAAGGATACAATGAAATGTTGTCTGAATGCTCTATGTGAATGATCAGGGATGCTTTGCTCTTCCCAGACAACAAATACACCACACGACAAAGAAATAAATGGAGCTTTGTATGCTGCTTCCTTTGACAAAATAACAAGAGATAGGACTTTGGCTAGTTACTGAAAATCTGATAAGGTCCAAGGGCTGGTCATTCTATTAAGAAATGGCCTCGATCACGCTGATATGTGCAAGAATTGCACATCTCAGTATTTTTGGAAGCAACACTCATGACAGGGTAGGGTGTATTCAGAAGGTAAATGAGAACGAGTATGTACTATTTGCTACATCTCCAAAGAAATTATTGCAGAATCGCAAGAACTTGATTAGCGGCCCCAttgtttgacttggtttgacatGTTAACTGTACATTATATGAGAATTAAAGTAAGTGAAGACTTTTCATGAAAACACATGGTAGGAAAACCAATGTTTTTTTATTAGCCGAGGTAAAAGCTTTGCTTCTTACATACTCCCCCTGTTTCGTTTTAGTCTGCCCCGCATACCAAAGAGAGGTAGTGGAGCATTGTTTTTTTAATTGTTTCTTAGTACTAAATTTACCCCTGCTTTTGCATGTGATGAGTGGCTGCATATCCATACCAAGTGCATGCATGCTTTTTTGCCTTCTTGTCGCTGCAGTTGATTGAATGGTACTGATATTCCTGTGCAGGGTGAGtatgaacactagcaatattaccGCAGAATTTGTAGTACGGTTGAGGGTGACCACGAGTTCGAGACAAAATTTCAAGTAAAACTAAGGTATGCATGATGGGATCGATTTTACACCTCTGGTAAGATGTAATCATGTTCTTATTTGCCTTCTTGTCGCCTGCACTTGATTGAATGGTACTACTtccgtttcaagaaataaggcgccctcgttttacgtgttttttgtttgatcaagaattacttcaaatagataaacattgtttgtataaaattagtatcattgaaaagttcttttcaatacgaatataacaatactaattacatatatataatcaagattttgttactcaatttttatggtcaaagttcgtcttgaaatacgcgtgcgccttattccttgaaacggaggtagtacataaCAAGGACAACCCACGAGGTAAATATTCCCAAAAAATTGAGAGACAGCTCTATCATTTGCCTTCTTGTCGCCTATAGCTCTTTTGTTGTTTTGCAGTCAAAAATTAAGAGATTGCTCTATCATCATACACTGAAGGTTGCAGCAGTACATCCCAATGTTTACAAGGCTTTAATTAACTCAGGCTGCATTGTAATGTGCTTCCATCAAGAGCCACGCTAGGATCTAACTAGTCTAATTGAAACGTCGTTTTCACCGCATGTCGCTTTCCAGCCGCACGTCACTTTCCTGCTGTCCCCGCTGCATGTCGCTATCCACTATCATTGTAGACTGATAGCCCACCACCATATGCTATCGTCGGGTGTTTATAACAAAAATAATCCAACAAAAAGCAAGAGCTCCCAGCATTAatagtttttttttacaaaaatgtatttacaacaaatcaccaatatatttacaacaataaattAACAACAACCctaaatttttttatttgggtgttCACAACAGTTTCCATGccatatatttacaacaaatctacaatatatttacaatattaattaacaataaaaacaataattaatttgggtgtttacaataatAGGTGGCAGCATTTTttacaaaataacaattcccaTGTTTAAACAAATCGACAATATATTTCCCACATTAATTCACAAGAAAAACAACAActaatttgggtgtttacaaaAATAGCCGGCCACAATTTTAATAGAAAAACAATATCTCCCATGCCaataatatatttacaacaaattacTAATATATTTATAACAATAATTAActacaaaaacaacaacaaaaaagtttCCGCGCCCCACACGTCCTTGGCCATCTCCACCAGTACCTAGCGCCGGCGACAACATGGCGTCGACATCACCACAGTGGCACCCGGTGGTTAGGGCGCTGCAGTACCCGAGCAACAACTAGCAGCAGACGCAAAGCTTGGACAGAGAGCAAGGCCGCACTCGccgggaggagcaggaggcgctcgccggcggaggagcaggggAGGCATGCTCTCCGGGCAGAGGCGCTCACCGGAGGAGGCAGGCGCTCACCGGAGGAGGCGCTGGGTGGCCACGCACTCGGCGGGGGAGGAGCTTGGGTGGCGACGCGCTCGCTAGTGCAGGAGTTGGGGAGGCGCGCTCGCCAGGAAAGAGCGGGGCGGAGCGCTCAACTGGATAGGAACTGGGACGGTGTGACTTGGATAACGAGAAGTTCCTACCATCAAGGTGGCTTTCAGTTGGATCCTCAGCTATCGTTTTCCCGGGCGTTGGTACTCAGCAACTTGTGTGGCAAGACCGCAAGAGTGGGCATCTTGGTCCTTCAACCAAGCAGACTCCCACAAGAGTTGTGGCGTTACACATTTGGCACATAGTATGGTTAAGAACTGCTACAGCAAAACATGCCCTAATATCATAAAACATATTTATACTCATTGTTCGATGTTATATACAGATTAAGTCAGGGTGACACTCAAAGGGATGTACTTCGAAAAAAGTGTCTATGGAACTTAGTTCGACTTTCTTGCGAACGAGCAAGTTATCTGAGTCTGCACGCGTTCATGGCAAGTGCCAAAAACAAACTAATCCACCGAGCTAATGTACCGAAATTCTGGAGTTACCACACAAAAAAACTATAAGAGGAAGATAATCCTGAGGAATTGAGATACGTCCTCTATTCTTTTCAGCCCCAGAATCTTTTGAGGAtactcttcttttctttcttcatcCTGTTCTCAAGGTTCGGGAACTCGATTATATTGTATACCATATCAAGAACAATGGGGTTGCACGGAACTGATTGGAACGGTGGAGGAAATTGCACAATGTGAGTTGGCACTTTGGGGTGTTGCTCGCCAAGTGCTGATTCATAGCTCCCTAGCATATCAATAAGGTATTTATTATCCTGCAAAACGAAACTTTTGATCAGTATATATTTGAAAGATAACAAAACCAGCTAGCCACCTTAAAGCACGTCATTTCGTTATAATGCCCAACAAGGCATGTCATTGACTAAAATTTCAGACATTGAAGATAAACCCAGGGGGCACCAAACTGTTTATAGATCAAGAGATGCATGAAAGATCAAATAGCAGAATCCTCGCGCAAAGTAGTGAAATATCGTACCGGGTTTGGCAGATAAAGTAGGCTCACTAACAACTCAAAAGTTAAATATAAAAACGGAAGGATGGAAACCAAACAATAGATGAGAAATAAGAAAATCTGCAGCTTATATGCTTCATTTTTACTGCAGAACTTAGGTTCAAAGCTTTCTCCAGCACCTTATCATCAATGGACTCATGTGACA contains these protein-coding regions:
- the LOC124682206 gene encoding uncharacterized protein LOC124682206; translated protein: MDSGRSDTPRAASCSRGSGEASPAAAVTGTTSAPTSGEHSCGKKELVWLRFFKWNRGENPCESKQEREEIDGLDWDDDKLAKEIDGCLRRLKDTPFVYYGGAIDDESFPFLDEQQLRLLNRRLALCRIRAYEEKYQDMDDEALSELFPPDDLDANEYYLDHELGFEWYFDDVYCQYAHFQDYQRLVLRNNGEHEKWEYYRRTCSTLEGDQEYVRFWEELSSKTELIEWYITRTTCELKAERLFYYHTLKIAAVHPNVYKTLIKSGCNEFRRSLQIDFIWSLPYADFLFEMWKLLTVEELSFKDALRRVYNDEKYSSIFAIQAEFEPNLRPLEELYKPFLDRIREKVAEEAQGLIMDYITGHGRKPKTYYDYAKKKLGIAKQIGLIPSPGHPHKSSA